From the Kitasatospora viridis genome, one window contains:
- the moeZ gene encoding adenylyltransferase/sulfurtransferase MoeZ, with the protein MSLPPLVEPADELTVDEVRRYSRHLIIPDVGMAGQKRLKNAKVLCVGAGGLGSPALMYLAAAGVGTLGIVEFDTVDESNLQRQIIHGQSDIGRSKGESARDSVKEINPYVDVILHDERLDNDNVMEIFSGYDLIVDGTDNFATRYLVNDAAVLLGKPYVWGSIYRFDGQASVFWAEHGPCYRCLYPEAPPPGMVPSCAEGGVLGVLCASIGSIQVTEAIKLLAGVGEPLVGRLMIYDALEMNYRQVKVRKDPNCALCGENPTVTELIDYDAFCGVISEEAQEAALGSTITSKQLKEMQDNDEDILLIDVREQNEYEIVSIPGAVLIPKNEFLMGNALEKMPQDKKIVVHCKTGVRSAEVLAVLKAAGFANSVHLGGGVISWVNQIEPEKPVY; encoded by the coding sequence GTGTCGCTGCCACCCCTGGTCGAGCCGGCCGACGAGCTCACCGTCGACGAGGTCCGCCGGTACTCCCGCCACCTGATCATCCCGGACGTCGGGATGGCCGGGCAGAAGCGGTTGAAGAACGCAAAGGTGCTCTGCGTGGGCGCCGGCGGCCTCGGTTCCCCGGCTCTGATGTACCTGGCCGCGGCCGGCGTCGGCACGCTCGGCATCGTCGAGTTCGACACCGTCGACGAGTCCAACCTGCAGCGCCAGATCATCCACGGGCAGTCCGACATCGGTCGCTCCAAGGGCGAGTCCGCGCGGGACTCGGTCAAGGAGATCAACCCGTACGTCGACGTGATCCTGCACGACGAGCGGCTCGACAACGACAACGTGATGGAGATCTTCTCCGGCTACGACCTGATCGTCGACGGCACCGACAACTTCGCCACCCGGTACCTGGTGAACGACGCCGCGGTGCTGCTCGGCAAGCCGTACGTCTGGGGCTCGATCTACCGGTTCGACGGCCAGGCCAGCGTCTTCTGGGCCGAGCACGGCCCCTGCTACCGCTGCCTCTACCCGGAGGCCCCGCCGCCGGGCATGGTCCCGTCCTGCGCCGAGGGCGGCGTGCTGGGCGTGCTCTGCGCCTCGATCGGCTCGATCCAGGTGACCGAGGCGATCAAGCTGCTGGCCGGCGTCGGCGAGCCGCTGGTCGGCCGGCTGATGATCTACGACGCCCTGGAGATGAACTACCGCCAGGTCAAGGTCCGCAAGGACCCGAACTGCGCGCTCTGCGGCGAGAACCCGACGGTCACCGAGCTGATCGACTACGACGCGTTCTGCGGCGTGATCTCCGAGGAGGCCCAGGAGGCCGCGCTCGGCTCGACCATCACGTCGAAGCAGCTCAAGGAGATGCAGGACAACGACGAGGACATCCTGCTGATCGACGTCCGCGAGCAGAACGAGTACGAGATCGTCAGCATCCCGGGCGCCGTGCTCATCCCGAAGAACGAGTTCCTGATGGGGAACGCGCTCGAGAAGATGCCGCAGGACAAGAAGATCGTCGTGCACTGCAAGACCGGCGTCCGCTCGGCCGAGGTGCTGGCCGTGCTGAAGGCCGCCGGGTTCGCCAACTCGGTGCACCTCGGCGGCGGCGTGATCAGCTGGGTGAACCAGATCGAGCCGGAGAAGCCGGTCTACTGA
- a CDS encoding NAD-dependent epimerase/dehydratase family protein: MRVLLLGAGGYLGRRVADRLLLDPDLQVTVLGRRDSADIRFDLADGSPGALARFLDAVAPQVVVNCAGATYGSPRALVRANALAVATVCEGIRRSREPARLVHVGSAAEYGPMPFGSAVPESAEPRPVGPYGVAKLAGTELVLASGLDAVVLRVFDVVGPGAPAASLFGRLAEGLRRALEHGESQLRLPDLSAFRDFVDVRDVAVAVRAAVDSAATGVVNIGSGHAVRAREAADLLVRASGYEGALTEESRPVLLPAQSVGEPPAAGQAEPRLTTEPVPWRQADVRTARERLGWRAQIPLEESLADVWLETACRV, from the coding sequence ATGCGGGTGCTGTTGCTGGGGGCCGGCGGCTATCTGGGCCGCCGGGTCGCCGATCGGCTGCTGTTGGACCCCGACCTGCAGGTCACCGTGCTCGGCCGGCGGGACTCGGCCGACATCCGGTTCGACCTGGCGGACGGCAGTCCCGGGGCGCTGGCCCGGTTCCTGGACGCGGTGGCCCCGCAGGTGGTGGTCAACTGCGCCGGCGCCACCTACGGCAGCCCGCGCGCCCTGGTGCGGGCCAACGCGCTCGCGGTGGCGACGGTCTGCGAGGGGATCCGGCGCAGCCGCGAGCCGGCCCGGCTGGTGCACGTCGGCTCGGCCGCCGAGTACGGGCCGATGCCGTTCGGCTCGGCCGTGCCGGAGAGCGCCGAACCGCGCCCGGTCGGCCCGTACGGGGTGGCCAAGCTGGCCGGCACCGAGCTGGTGCTGGCCTCCGGGCTGGACGCGGTGGTGCTGCGGGTCTTCGACGTGGTCGGCCCCGGTGCGCCCGCCGCCTCGCTCTTCGGGCGGCTGGCCGAGGGCCTGCGGCGGGCGCTGGAGCACGGCGAGTCCCAGCTGCGGCTGCCCGACCTGTCCGCATTCCGGGACTTCGTGGACGTCCGCGACGTCGCGGTCGCGGTCCGGGCCGCCGTGGACTCGGCGGCCACCGGCGTGGTGAACATCGGCAGCGGCCACGCGGTGCGGGCCCGGGAGGCGGCCGACCTGCTGGTCCGGGCCTCCGGTTACGAGGGCGCGCTGACCGAGGAGAGCCGGCCGGTGCTGCTGCCGGCCCAGTCGGTGGGCGAACCGCCCGCCGCCGGCCAGGCCGAGCCCCGGCTGACCACCGAGCCGGTGCCCTGGCGGCAGGCCGACGTGCGCACCGCCCGGGAGCGGCTCGGCTGGCGCGCGCAGATCCCGTTGGAGGAGTCGCTGGCCGACGTCTGGCTGGAGACCGCCTGCCGGGTCTGA